The genomic stretch CGAACCGCGTGGGTAGATCTGTACAAGTATTTCCTTGGCCTGAGCAACCGCGGTGGAGGCGATGGCGGCGAGATCTCGCTTGGCCTGCTCCTTTAGCGCGTCACCAGCGTTCCTGTCAACCGCAATGCCGAAATCGGGTCCGTGAGCGAAGATATCATGTTTGGCATCTTGTCGATTGTACGAGAGACCTTCCCTGGTGGCGGCTTTCCGCTTGATATCAGAAGCTCGAAGATAGTGTTCAGCGGGCGTATAGCTACGAACACGCTTTTTGTCGCCATCACCGACATGACTGCCATCAACTAAACTTGGAGCGGTAGGCGATTCGAGGATCGCCATCGTCGTCGTCTTGCACCTGTAGTGGTAGATCGGCAGCCCGAAGTTGTCCGGCAGCGCCTCCGTTTTTCCGGTGTAACGTCCCTTCCACGGCTGGGCGTTCATCAGGCCTTCTTTCGTTTTCGCCGCCAGAGCCGCAGCCGGCCGGCGCCGTTCGCCGCGCCAAACAAAAACAACCGCTTGACCCCATACATTTGTATGGTATATCATGGCCGCTGTTGATTGGCCCGTTGGGCACCAGGGGTTTTGCGCATGAATCCAGTTTTGACTTTGCCGGCTCGCGTTCGCCGTTTAGCCGGGCATGAGCCGGCGGCCGGTTTGCTTCGGCCGGTCGGTCGCCCGGTAAAAGTGCCGCTCGTCGGCATCATCGCCGCAGGCCGTCCGGTCGATGCGGTCGAGGTGCTCGACGAGGACGCGCTGATCGACATCCCGGCTTCCTATTTGTCGACGGGCGAGCATTTCGCGCTACGGGTGGTGGGCGATTCGATGATCGAGGACGGCATCTGCGACGGCGACCTGATCCTCGTGCGCAAGCAGGACCACGCCGAATCGGGGCAGACGGTGATCGCGCTGACCGAAGGCGAGGCCACGGTAAAAAAGCTTTATTATCATGGCGATCAAGTCGAATTGCGGCCGGCCAACGCGGCCATGCAATCGTTTTTTCTGCCGCGCGGGCGCCTGGTCATCCAGGGCTTGGTGATCAGTCTTCTGCGGCGATATTGACCGGCCGGGCGATCGAAAAATGGTTTAAATTCGCCCGAAAACTTCCCCAAAAAATGAATTTCTCCTTTTTTTTCAACAAGTTGTAACATCCTAATGGTTTACTTTAACTATTTTTTGTAAGTGATTGAAAAATTGCTTGATTTTAACTTTTTGCTTTGTTATAACCGATTCCGTTCACGGGACGGATCGGAAGGATCAGGCACTCAAAAACGTCATCAGGGGTGATGGTCAGGCGTGTGAGTTCCCTGATCCGGCTCTTTCACAAAAAAGCGTTTTGACGTGCGGCGGCTTCGGCCGCAGGCGGCGATCCACCTGGGCCCGAAAAAAAATGGGCCGGGTGGGCGCCCGATCAACGAGCCCCCAAGCCCGGCTTCTGCTGGGACCCCATATTGTTCCGGCGCCGCATGTGCCGCGTTAAAATTTATGCGGCGCCGGAATCTTCTTTTTTGGTTGTAGACCCTTTTCGTCGACAAGGCAAATCAAATCCTGAAAAACGATAGGTTTTTTATCATCGGTAAAAAAAAGAAGGTGCCTTTTTCCTGGTTGGAATCGTTGATATCGTTCGGTTTTCACGTTTATCGGCCAATTGGTTTTATTGTTGCATCCTTCCACATCGCTTTTTTTTGATTGGCGACGCACCGGGCGAAACTATCCCGCAAACCGGGTAAAAGAACTCGGTAAAGAGCGGGTACTAAAATTCAAATGGCCGGTTGATCGGGTTGGCGACCCCTTTTTCCTGGTTGTTGTACGCCCTCGAAAAATAATGAAATTTTTTACTCCGGGCGACCCGGCGGAATAAATAAGCGGGGTTGTCGACAACCTGTGGACAACTTCAAGACCTTTCTTTTCGGGGTGTCGGCGGAGCGCCTGACGA from Myxococcales bacterium encodes the following:
- the lexA gene encoding repressor LexA — translated: MNPVLTLPARVRRLAGHEPAAGLLRPVGRPVKVPLVGIIAAGRPVDAVEVLDEDALIDIPASYLSTGEHFALRVVGDSMIEDGICDGDLILVRKQDHAESGQTVIALTEGEATVKKLYYHGDQVELRPANAAMQSFFLPRGRLVIQGLVISLLRRY